In Ancalomicrobiaceae bacterium S20, the following proteins share a genomic window:
- a CDS encoding ligase-associated DNA damage response exonuclease: MSLAADILCQTPAGLYCPLGGFHIDPVRAVDRALITHGHSDHARAGHGAVMATAETLAIMGLRYGANFAGTTEAIPLGGTRRIGEVDVAFHPAGHVLGSAQIAVTRGACRIVVSGDYKRQFDPTCAPFELVPCDVFVTEATFGLPVFRHPDARQEIDKLIASIRLFPDRPHLLGAYSLGKAQRVMVLLREAGWDRPIHIHGALEKISHFYEEQGIAIGPLEPVRGKTAKELEGAIVICPPGSMSDLWSRRMGDPVTAFASGWMRIRARARQRGVELPLVISDHADWDDLLVTIAETGAGEVWVTHGAEDALVHWCRTQGLAARPLHLLGYGDEGEAEPEAASPATAAADTTVAAADGGPPVEGQGA, translated from the coding sequence ATGAGCCTCGCCGCCGATATCCTCTGTCAGACCCCCGCCGGGCTCTATTGCCCGCTCGGCGGCTTCCATATCGATCCGGTCCGCGCCGTCGACCGGGCGCTGATCACCCATGGCCATTCCGATCATGCCCGCGCCGGCCACGGCGCTGTCATGGCGACGGCCGAGACGCTCGCGATCATGGGCTTGCGTTACGGCGCGAATTTCGCCGGCACGACCGAGGCGATCCCGCTCGGCGGGACGCGCCGGATCGGCGAGGTCGATGTCGCGTTCCATCCGGCCGGCCATGTGCTCGGCTCGGCGCAGATCGCGGTGACGCGCGGCGCCTGCCGGATCGTCGTCTCCGGCGACTACAAACGCCAGTTCGACCCGACCTGCGCGCCGTTCGAACTGGTCCCCTGCGACGTCTTCGTCACCGAGGCGACCTTCGGCCTGCCGGTGTTCCGGCATCCGGACGCGCGGCAGGAAATCGACAAGCTCATCGCCTCGATCCGGCTGTTCCCCGACCGGCCGCATCTCCTCGGCGCCTATTCGCTCGGCAAGGCGCAGCGCGTGATGGTGCTGTTGCGGGAGGCGGGCTGGGACCGGCCGATCCATATCCACGGCGCGCTGGAGAAGATCTCCCACTTCTATGAGGAGCAGGGCATCGCGATCGGTCCGCTGGAGCCGGTGCGCGGAAAGACCGCCAAGGAGCTCGAAGGCGCGATCGTGATCTGCCCGCCGGGCTCGATGTCGGATCTCTGGTCGCGCCGCATGGGCGATCCGGTCACGGCCTTCGCCAGCGGCTGGATGCGCATCCGCGCCCGCGCCCGCCAGCGCGGCGTCGAACTGCCGCTGGTGATCTCCGATCATGCCGACTGGGACGACCTGCTCGTCACCATCGCCGAGACCGGCGCCGGCGAAGTCTGGGTCACCCATGGCGCCGAGGACGCGCTGGTGCATTGGTGCCGGACGCAAGGGCTCGCGGCGCGGCCGCTGCACCTGCTCGGCTATGGCGACGAGGGCGAGGCTGAGCCCGAGGCCGCCAGCCCGGCGACGGCCGCGGCCGACACCACGGTCGCCGCCGCGGACGGCGGCCCGCCGGTGGAAGGGCAGGGCGCATGA
- a CDS encoding methyltransferase domain-containing protein — MQPTFLSSGDLIADRRADYAAALMESGDASAAADLLEQALDLAPGWAPGWFRLGEAREAAGHIEGAAAAYLRATELDPSDRLGAGLRLARLNGAPAPDAPPPAYVRDLFDAYADRFEQHLVEALGYRAPQAIAAVLARHGATGPFGTVVDLGCGTGLMGPLLRPITGKLIGIDLSERMLAVAAAKQLYDRLEAADVVAALEALPAGSVELVTAADVFCYLGDLAPVLTAAAHALAPRGRLAFTVETDPAVGTGFTLRDSLRYAHAPASLMALAGTLGFRVEAMETLDLRQDRGAPVTGLAALFTRS, encoded by the coding sequence ATGCAGCCGACCTTCCTGTCCTCCGGAGACCTGATCGCCGACCGGCGCGCCGACTATGCGGCGGCGTTGATGGAAAGCGGCGACGCGAGCGCGGCGGCGGATCTGCTCGAACAGGCGCTCGACCTCGCGCCCGGCTGGGCGCCGGGCTGGTTCCGGCTCGGCGAGGCGCGCGAGGCGGCGGGCCACATCGAGGGTGCGGCCGCGGCCTATCTCCGCGCGACCGAGCTCGATCCGTCGGACCGGCTCGGCGCCGGGCTCAGGCTCGCGCGGCTCAACGGCGCGCCGGCCCCAGACGCGCCGCCGCCGGCCTATGTCCGCGACCTGTTCGACGCCTATGCCGACCGGTTCGAGCAGCATCTGGTCGAGGCGCTCGGCTATCGCGCCCCACAGGCGATCGCCGCCGTGCTCGCGCGCCATGGCGCGACCGGGCCGTTCGGCACCGTCGTCGATCTCGGCTGCGGCACAGGCCTGATGGGACCGCTGCTCCGGCCGATCACCGGCAAGCTGATCGGCATCGATCTCTCCGAGCGCATGCTGGCGGTCGCGGCGGCGAAGCAGCTCTACGACCGGCTCGAGGCGGCCGACGTGGTCGCCGCGCTGGAGGCGCTGCCGGCCGGCTCGGTCGAGCTCGTCACGGCGGCCGACGTGTTCTGCTACCTCGGCGATCTCGCGCCGGTGCTGACGGCGGCGGCCCACGCGCTCGCACCGCGCGGGCGCCTCGCCTTCACCGTCGAGACCGATCCTGCGGTCGGCACCGGCTTCACGCTGCGCGACAGCCTGCGCTATGCCCATGCGCCGGCGAGCCTGATGGCGCTCGCCGGCACGCTCGGCTTCCGGGTCGAGGCGATGGAAACGCTCGATCTGCGCCAGGATCGCGGCGCACCGGTCACCGGCCTCGCAGCACTCTTCACGCGTTCGTGA
- a CDS encoding ligase-associated DNA damage response DEXH box helicase translates to MSAPQDFPDPELLLPAAFAGWFAARGWSPRPHQVALLDKARQGRSVLLVAPTGAGKTLAGFLPSLVDLTADKGERRLMASGRGVARRGIHTLYISPLKALAVDVARNVERPIAEMGLDIRVETRTGDTPAHKRQRQKTVPPDILMTTPEQVELLIASREAEDLFGDLSCVVFDELHALVTSKRGDLLALGLARLRQLAPKLRAVGLSATVSNPEELAAWLVPQVPGETHVADVVTITGGAAPDIRILEAAERIPWAGHSARWAMGAVYAAIKTAKTALIFVNTRSQAEMVFQELWTINDDNLRIALHHGSLDVGQRRRVEAAMAEGSLDAVVATSTLDLGIDWGDVDLVIHVGAPKGASRLAQRIGRANHRMDEPSRALLVPANRFEVLECRAALDANYLGDQDTPPIRPGALDVLAQHILGMAVAKPFAEDGLFAEVISAYPYRALDRALFDQAVRYVATGGYALKVYERYAKIRRTKEGLWRVANPQIAQTWRLNVGTIVEMPMLKVRLVAKVSGGTPSRGGRVLGEMEEYFFETLAKGDTFLFGGEVLRFETIRDNEALVTRTRDESPRIPAYAGGKFPLSTYLADKVRAMLAAPEDWGKLPEQVSDWLKVQKLRSILPKREELLVETFPRAGKHYMVAYPFEGRLAHQTLGMLLTRRLERFKARPIGFVATDYSIGVWALDDLGALFKKGRPSLDQLFDEDMLGDDLDAWMADSYLLKRTFRTCAVIAGLIERRHPGQEKTGRQITVSTDLVYDVLRSHEPDHLLLKATWADASAGLLDIGRLSQMLARIRHRIVLKCLDHISPLAVPIMLEIGKERVAGEADETLLAEEADALVREAME, encoded by the coding sequence GTGAGCGCACCGCAGGACTTCCCCGATCCTGAACTGTTGTTGCCTGCCGCTTTCGCCGGCTGGTTCGCCGCGCGCGGCTGGAGCCCGCGGCCGCATCAGGTCGCGCTGCTCGACAAGGCGCGCCAGGGCCGTTCCGTGCTGCTGGTGGCGCCGACCGGCGCCGGCAAGACACTCGCCGGCTTCCTGCCGAGCCTCGTCGATCTCACCGCGGACAAAGGCGAGCGCCGGCTCATGGCGAGCGGCCGGGGCGTCGCCCGGCGCGGCATCCACACGCTCTACATCTCGCCCCTGAAGGCGCTCGCCGTCGACGTCGCCCGCAACGTCGAGCGACCGATCGCCGAGATGGGCCTCGACATCCGCGTCGAGACCCGCACCGGCGACACGCCCGCGCACAAGCGCCAGCGCCAGAAGACCGTGCCGCCCGACATCCTGATGACCACGCCCGAGCAGGTCGAGTTGCTGATCGCCTCGCGGGAGGCCGAGGACCTGTTCGGCGATCTCTCCTGCGTGGTGTTCGACGAGCTGCATGCGCTCGTGACCTCCAAACGCGGCGACCTGCTCGCGCTCGGGCTCGCGCGGCTCCGGCAGCTCGCGCCGAAGCTGCGCGCCGTCGGCCTGTCGGCGACGGTCTCCAATCCGGAGGAACTGGCCGCCTGGCTGGTGCCGCAGGTGCCGGGCGAAACTCATGTCGCCGATGTCGTGACCATCACCGGCGGCGCGGCGCCCGATATCCGGATCCTGGAGGCGGCCGAGCGCATTCCCTGGGCCGGCCATTCGGCGCGCTGGGCGATGGGGGCGGTCTATGCGGCGATCAAGACCGCCAAGACCGCGCTGATCTTCGTCAACACGCGCAGCCAGGCCGAGATGGTGTTCCAGGAGCTCTGGACCATCAACGACGACAATCTGCGCATCGCGCTGCACCACGGCTCGCTCGACGTCGGCCAGCGGCGCCGGGTCGAGGCGGCGATGGCCGAGGGCTCGCTCGATGCGGTCGTCGCGACCTCGACGCTCGATCTCGGCATCGACTGGGGCGACGTCGACCTCGTCATCCATGTCGGTGCGCCGAAGGGCGCGAGCCGGCTCGCGCAGCGCATCGGCCGCGCCAATCACCGGATGGACGAGCCGAGCCGCGCGCTGCTGGTGCCGGCGAACCGCTTCGAGGTGCTCGAGTGCCGCGCCGCGCTCGACGCCAACTATCTCGGCGACCAGGACACGCCGCCGATCCGCCCCGGCGCTCTCGACGTGCTCGCCCAGCACATCCTCGGCATGGCGGTCGCGAAACCCTTCGCCGAGGACGGCCTTTTTGCCGAGGTCATCTCGGCCTATCCCTATCGCGCGCTCGACCGCGCGCTGTTCGATCAGGCCGTCCGCTATGTCGCGACCGGTGGCTACGCGCTCAAGGTCTACGAGCGCTATGCCAAGATCCGCCGCACGAAGGAAGGGCTCTGGCGCGTCGCCAACCCGCAGATCGCCCAGACGTGGCGGCTCAACGTCGGTACCATCGTCGAGATGCCGATGCTGAAAGTCCGGCTGGTCGCCAAGGTCTCGGGCGGTACGCCGTCGCGCGGCGGCCGGGTGCTCGGCGAGATGGAGGAGTATTTCTTCGAGACGCTGGCCAAGGGCGACACGTTCCTGTTCGGCGGCGAGGTGCTGCGCTTCGAGACCATCCGCGACAACGAGGCGCTGGTCACCCGCACCCGCGACGAGAGCCCGCGCATCCCGGCCTATGCGGGCGGCAAATTCCCGCTCTCGACCTATCTCGCCGACAAGGTGCGCGCGATGCTCGCCGCGCCCGAGGACTGGGGCAAGCTGCCGGAGCAGGTTTCCGACTGGCTCAAGGTTCAAAAACTGCGCTCGATCCTGCCGAAGCGCGAGGAACTGCTGGTCGAGACGTTCCCGCGCGCCGGCAAGCACTACATGGTCGCCTATCCGTTCGAGGGGCGGCTCGCGCACCAGACGCTCGGCATGCTCCTGACCCGCCGGCTCGAACGGTTCAAGGCGCGACCGATCGGCTTCGTGGCGACCGACTACTCGATCGGCGTCTGGGCGCTCGACGATCTCGGCGCCTTGTTCAAAAAGGGTCGGCCCTCGCTCGATCAGCTGTTCGACGAGGACATGCTCGGCGACGACCTCGACGCCTGGATGGCGGACAGCTATCTCCTGAAACGCACGTTCCGCACCTGCGCCGTGATCGCCGGCCTGATCGAGCGCCGGCATCCGGGGCAGGAAAAGACCGGCCGGCAGATCACGGTCTCGACCGATCTCGTCTATGACGTGCTCAGAAGCCACGAGCCCGACCACCTGCTCCTCAAGGCGACCTGGGCTGACGCATCCGCAGGCTTGCTCGACATCGGCCGCCTGTCGCAGATGCTGGCGCGGATCCGACACCGAATCGTGCTGAAATGCCTCGATCACATTTCGCCGCTGGCGGTGCCGATCATGCTGGAGATCGGCAAGGAGCGGGTGGCCGGCGAGGCGGACGAGACGCTGCTGGCAGAAGAGGCGGACGCATTGGTGCGTGAGGCGATGGAATGA
- a CDS encoding VOC family protein has translation MKQPEQREPRMVPELEVTDLDRSLAFYVDVVGFRVRYDRPEDRFAYLAIDDLHLMLEQISFGERQFHTAPREYPFGRGMNLQMEIDDVDPVYERVLACGAPIVIPIEERWYRRDAVELGNRQFVVADPDGYRLRFFTDLGERSVTP, from the coding sequence GTGAAGCAACCGGAACAGCGCGAGCCGCGCATGGTGCCCGAGCTCGAGGTCACCGACCTCGACCGGTCGCTCGCCTTCTATGTCGATGTCGTCGGCTTCCGCGTCCGCTACGATCGCCCGGAGGATCGCTTCGCCTATCTCGCCATCGACGACCTGCATCTGATGCTCGAGCAGATCTCGTTCGGGGAGCGACAGTTTCACACGGCGCCGCGGGAGTACCCGTTCGGGCGTGGCATGAACCTCCAGATGGAGATCGACGACGTCGATCCGGTCTATGAGCGCGTGCTCGCCTGCGGCGCGCCGATCGTGATCCCGATCGAGGAGCGCTGGTATCGGCGCGATGCGGTCGAACTCGGCAATCGGCAGTTCGTGGTTGCCGACCCGGACGGGTATCGGCTGCGGTTCTTCACCGATCTCGGGGAGAGGAGCGTCACGCCGTGA
- the pdeM gene encoding ligase-associated DNA damage response endonuclease PdeM: MSPFAARVAAAAPTPDAFEVGVAVAGAWLTLLPEGVAWWADERALLVADLHLEHGSSLARRGMLVPPYDTTATLGRLARAIDRLDPKLVIALGDSFHDRFGVERLDETALALVARLQAGRDWVWIAGNHDPDLGVAGRTALGGIHAEEIAIGTLAFRHEPRLDGCSEAVGEIAGHLHPAARVALKAKSVRRRCFATDGRRLMLPAFGAYTGGLNVLDRAYRGLFEPPRLTACLLGEGRVYAFPASRLLPD; the protein is encoded by the coding sequence GTGAGCCCGTTCGCCGCCCGTGTCGCCGCTGCCGCGCCGACGCCCGACGCCTTCGAGGTCGGTGTCGCGGTCGCCGGCGCGTGGCTGACGCTGCTGCCCGAGGGCGTCGCCTGGTGGGCGGATGAACGGGCGCTGCTGGTCGCGGATCTGCATCTCGAACATGGCTCGTCGCTCGCCCGGCGCGGCATGCTGGTGCCGCCCTACGACACGACGGCGACGCTCGGCCGGCTCGCCCGCGCGATCGACCGGCTCGATCCGAAGCTGGTGATCGCGCTCGGCGACAGTTTTCACGATCGCTTCGGCGTCGAACGGCTCGACGAGACGGCGCTCGCACTCGTCGCGCGGCTGCAGGCCGGGCGCGATTGGGTCTGGATCGCCGGCAATCACGATCCGGATCTCGGCGTCGCCGGCCGCACCGCGCTCGGCGGCATCCATGCCGAGGAGATCGCGATCGGCACGCTGGCGTTCCGGCACGAACCGCGGCTCGACGGCTGTTCCGAGGCGGTCGGCGAGATCGCCGGCCACCTGCATCCGGCGGCGCGCGTGGCGCTCAAGGCGAAGTCGGTGCGGCGGCGCTGCTTCGCGACCGACGGGCGCCGTCTCATGCTGCCGGCCTTCGGCGCCTATACCGGCGGGCTCAATGTGCTCGATCGCGCCTATCGCGGCCTGTTCGAGCCGCCGCGGCTGACCGCCTGCCTGCTCGGCGAGGGGCGCGTCTACGCCTTCCCGGCGTCCCGACTGCTGCCGGACTGA
- a CDS encoding DUF3429 domain-containing protein, translated as MTLADPYSTDPIPREAAVLGVLGLVPFGLAAAGVVLWPAGSPAELAAAKALLGYGAAILSFLGGVRWGNALRIADAHAREHEFALAVLPALAGWFALLVPFFWATSLFTAAFAIQGLWDVGAAHRGELPAWYGRLRKRLTIVVTGIFAVVAGYAAVTL; from the coding sequence ATGACCCTCGCCGACCCCTATTCGACCGATCCCATCCCGCGCGAGGCCGCCGTGCTCGGCGTGCTCGGACTGGTGCCGTTTGGCCTCGCCGCCGCCGGCGTCGTGCTGTGGCCGGCCGGCTCGCCGGCGGAACTCGCCGCCGCCAAGGCCCTGCTCGGCTATGGCGCGGCGATCCTGTCCTTCCTCGGCGGCGTGCGCTGGGGCAATGCGCTGCGCATCGCCGATGCCCATGCGCGCGAACATGAATTCGCGCTCGCGGTCTTGCCGGCGCTTGCCGGCTGGTTCGCGCTGCTGGTGCCGTTCTTCTGGGCCACCAGCCTTTTCACGGCGGCCTTTGCTATCCAGGGGCTCTGGGACGTCGGCGCCGCCCATCGCGGCGAATTGCCGGCTTGGTATGGCCGGCTGCGCAAGCGGCTCACCATCGTGGTGACAGGCATCTTCGCAGTGGTCGCGGGCTATGCGGCCGTGACGCTCTGA
- a CDS encoding TIGR02186 family protein, with translation MTGAETAAWGSGRLRSRVVGGLLALASLAAPAEAETLVTATSTNTVTINSNFTGTDITVFGTIERDTATVSRARGYDVAIVLTGPAETVVTRRKERSLGIWVNRANRTYPGVPSFYAALTTVPFAELADAAVLKRLQIGTPNLRFVERVAGGTEPVADDDEFRTAFLRLKTRAGLYTDYAGGTKFIASNLFRAVVPIPANVPVGRYHLRVALLSAGAPLTETAMELEVVKAGFEQEMADLSSHFPLVYGIGAVIVALFTGWIAGVVFRRD, from the coding sequence ATGACGGGGGCCGAAACCGCCGCGTGGGGCTCCGGCCGGTTGCGCTCGCGCGTGGTGGGCGGCCTGCTCGCGCTCGCGAGCCTCGCCGCGCCGGCCGAGGCCGAGACGCTGGTCACGGCGACCTCGACCAACACGGTCACGATCAACTCGAACTTCACCGGCACCGACATCACCGTGTTCGGCACGATCGAGCGCGACACCGCGACCGTGTCGCGGGCGCGCGGCTATGACGTCGCCATCGTGCTGACCGGGCCGGCGGAGACGGTCGTCACCCGCCGCAAGGAGCGCTCGCTCGGCATCTGGGTCAACCGTGCCAACCGGACCTATCCGGGCGTGCCGAGCTTCTACGCCGCGCTAACGACCGTGCCCTTCGCCGAGCTGGCCGACGCGGCCGTGTTGAAACGGCTGCAGATCGGCACGCCGAACCTCCGCTTCGTCGAGCGCGTCGCCGGTGGGACCGAGCCGGTGGCGGACGACGACGAGTTTCGTACCGCATTCCTGCGCCTGAAGACCCGCGCCGGGCTCTATACCGACTATGCGGGCGGCACCAAGTTCATCGCCTCGAACCTGTTCCGCGCCGTGGTGCCGATCCCGGCCAACGTGCCGGTCGGCCGCTATCACTTGCGCGTCGCGCTGCTCTCGGCCGGCGCGCCGCTGACCGAGACGGCGATGGAGCTCGAGGTGGTCAAGGCTGGCTTCGAACAGGAGATGGCCGACCTGTCGAGCCATTTCCCGCTCGTCTACGGCATCGGCGCGGTGATCGTCGCCCTGTTCACCGGCTGGATCGCCGGTGTGGTGTTCCGCCGCGATTGA
- a CDS encoding sulfite exporter TauE/SafE family protein: MLLYLPIAELPVNIFVLFGMGAAVGFLSGMFGVGGGFLLTPLLVFSGISPAVAVASVSSQLVASSASGTLTYWRKKSIDWKLAAVLVVGGLLGSLLGVLVFGRLRQLGQLDLVIGICYVVFLGAVGALMLIEAIGAIWRLKRTTPPPLKKLRQHGWVHKLPFKLRFQKSRLYISAVPVVALGTVIGFLGTLLGIGGGFLIVPALIYLLKVPTNVVIGTSLVQMVATMAFATVLQAVTNHTVDIVLAMILMVGGVIGAQFGAQVGMRLRGEHLRALLGLLILSVGVRFLIDLVITPSELYSFHTIAGGP; encoded by the coding sequence ATGCTGCTCTACCTTCCGATCGCCGAGCTGCCGGTCAACATCTTCGTGCTGTTCGGCATGGGGGCGGCGGTCGGGTTCCTCTCGGGCATGTTCGGCGTCGGCGGCGGCTTTCTGCTGACGCCGCTGCTCGTGTTCTCCGGCATCTCGCCGGCAGTCGCGGTCGCCAGTGTCTCGAGCCAGCTCGTCGCCTCGTCGGCCTCCGGAACGCTGACCTACTGGCGCAAGAAGTCGATCGACTGGAAGCTCGCGGCCGTGCTGGTCGTCGGCGGCCTTCTTGGCTCGCTCCTCGGCGTCCTGGTGTTCGGCCGGCTGCGTCAGCTCGGCCAGCTCGATCTGGTGATCGGCATTTGCTACGTCGTCTTCCTGGGCGCGGTCGGCGCGCTGATGCTGATCGAGGCCATCGGCGCGATCTGGCGGCTGAAGCGGACCACGCCGCCGCCGCTGAAGAAGCTCCGCCAGCACGGCTGGGTGCATAAGCTGCCGTTCAAGCTGCGCTTCCAGAAGTCGCGGCTCTATATATCGGCCGTGCCGGTGGTGGCGCTCGGCACCGTGATCGGCTTCCTCGGCACCCTGCTCGGCATCGGCGGCGGCTTCCTGATCGTGCCGGCGCTGATCTATCTGCTCAAGGTGCCGACCAATGTCGTGATCGGCACCTCGCTCGTGCAGATGGTCGCAACCATGGCCTTCGCGACCGTGCTGCAGGCGGTGACCAACCATACCGTCGATATCGTGCTGGCGATGATCCTGATGGTCGGCGGCGTCATCGGCGCGCAGTTCGGCGCGCAGGTCGGCATGCGCCTGCGCGGCGAGCACTTGCGCGCGCTGCTCGGGCTTCTGATCCTGTCGGTCGGCGTGCGCTTCCTGATCGATCTGGTGATCACGCCGTCGGAGCTCTACTCGTTCCACACGATCGCGGGGGGGCCATGA
- a CDS encoding quinone-dependent dihydroorotate dehydrogenase, translating to MIDLYGLARPFIFSLDPEKAHGASVRALAAGLVPTCPADADPRLRVELFGLTFPNPVRLAAGYDKNGEVPDDVLRLGFGFTEVGTVTPRPQDGNPKPRMFRLVADQGVINRLGFNNAGHAALRERLVARRGRPGIVGVNIGANKDSDDRIADYVAGIRAFADLAAYFTVNVSSPNTPGLRDLQARAALADLLGRVLAERDAIAASGGRRVPVLLKIAPDIDDGGLDDIAAEALDRAVDGLIVSNTTLSRDGLRDVSRAKEAGGLSGRPLFRRSTIVLAKMRKRVGARLPIVGVGGIDSGEAAFTKIAAGADLVQLYSGMVYAGPGLPGRILGHLSRRLAREGVASIREVVGTAVDSWATATP from the coding sequence GTGATCGATCTCTACGGCCTCGCCCGGCCCTTCATCTTCTCGCTCGATCCGGAGAAGGCGCATGGCGCCTCGGTCCGCGCGCTTGCGGCCGGTCTGGTGCCGACCTGCCCGGCCGATGCCGACCCGCGCCTGCGTGTCGAGCTGTTCGGCCTCACGTTCCCGAACCCGGTCAGGCTCGCCGCCGGCTACGACAAGAACGGCGAGGTGCCGGACGACGTGCTGCGGCTCGGCTTCGGCTTCACCGAGGTCGGCACCGTGACGCCGAGGCCGCAGGACGGCAACCCGAAGCCGCGCATGTTCCGGCTCGTCGCCGATCAGGGCGTCATCAACCGGCTCGGCTTCAACAACGCCGGCCACGCCGCGCTGCGGGAGCGTCTCGTCGCCCGCCGCGGCCGGCCCGGCATCGTCGGCGTCAACATCGGCGCCAACAAGGACAGCGACGACCGCATCGCCGACTATGTCGCCGGCATCCGCGCCTTCGCCGATCTCGCCGCCTATTTCACCGTCAACGTCTCCTCGCCCAACACGCCGGGCCTGCGCGACCTGCAGGCGCGGGCGGCGCTCGCCGATTTGCTCGGCCGCGTGCTCGCCGAACGTGATGCGATCGCCGCGAGCGGCGGCCGGCGCGTGCCGGTCCTGCTCAAGATCGCGCCCGACATCGACGACGGCGGCCTCGACGACATCGCCGCCGAAGCGCTCGACCGGGCCGTCGACGGTCTGATCGTCTCCAACACCACGCTGTCGCGCGACGGCCTGCGCGACGTCTCCCGGGCGAAGGAAGCCGGCGGGCTCTCCGGCCGGCCGCTGTTCCGCCGCTCGACCATCGTGCTCGCCAAGATGCGCAAGCGCGTCGGCGCGCGCCTGCCGATCGTCGGCGTCGGCGGCATCGATTCCGGCGAGGCCGCCTTCACCAAGATTGCGGCGGGCGCCGATCTCGTGCAGCTCTATTCGGGCATGGTCTATGCCGGTCCGGGCCTGCCCGGCCGCATCCTCGGCCATCTGTCGCGCCGCCTGGCGCGCGAAGGCGTCGCGTCGATCCGCGAAGTGGTCGGCACCGCGGTCGACAGCTGGGCGACCGCGACGCCCTGA
- a CDS encoding DUF952 domain-containing protein, with translation MARLIYKIAPRTLWQVAEARGVFDGAPVDHADGYIHFSTAEQAIETAAKHFAGETDLVLVAVDAAALGEALKWEVSRGGALFPHLYAPLPLGAVVSVVDLPLGPDGRHVFPEFAQ, from the coding sequence ATGGCCCGGCTCATCTACAAGATCGCACCGCGGACCCTGTGGCAGGTCGCGGAAGCGCGCGGCGTGTTCGACGGCGCACCGGTCGATCACGCCGACGGCTACATCCACTTCTCCACCGCCGAGCAGGCGATCGAGACGGCGGCCAAGCACTTCGCCGGTGAGACCGACCTCGTGCTGGTCGCGGTCGACGCGGCCGCCCTCGGCGAGGCGCTGAAGTGGGAGGTGTCGCGCGGCGGCGCGCTGTTCCCGCATCTCTACGCGCCCCTGCCGCTCGGCGCGGTGGTCTCGGTCGTCGATCTGCCGCTCGGGCCCGACGGTCGTCACGTGTTTCCGGAGTTCGCCCAGTGA
- a CDS encoding S24 family peptidase codes for MANDRTSADHARVWATIDAIAARHGLTPSALARRAGLDSTTFNKSKRRTSDGRLRWPSTPSILKVLDAIGGSFGFYLGEIRPETARPKMLVPHHDGFAEDGLAGMLPPPAAFLSDTARAPLYAIAVETDALRPFYRQGDTLIVAPQLSPCHGDRVLVLTADGALAAYAFIRRDAKTAEVEPIGEDGPRHTIDMREVVWMARIVWASQ; via the coding sequence GTGGCCAACGACCGCACGAGCGCGGATCATGCGAGAGTCTGGGCGACGATCGACGCGATCGCCGCCCGCCACGGTCTCACGCCGTCCGCCCTCGCGCGACGCGCCGGGCTCGACTCGACCACGTTCAACAAGTCCAAGCGCCGCACCTCCGACGGCCGCCTGCGCTGGCCGTCGACACCCTCGATCCTCAAGGTCCTCGATGCGATCGGCGGCAGCTTCGGCTTCTATCTGGGCGAAATCCGTCCCGAGACGGCGCGGCCGAAGATGCTCGTGCCACATCATGACGGCTTCGCCGAGGATGGCCTGGCGGGCATGCTGCCGCCGCCGGCCGCTTTCCTGTCGGACACGGCACGCGCGCCGCTCTACGCGATCGCGGTCGAAACCGACGCGCTGCGACCGTTCTACCGCCAGGGGGACACGCTGATCGTCGCGCCGCAGCTGTCGCCCTGTCATGGCGACCGCGTGCTGGTGCTGACCGCGGACGGCGCGCTGGCGGCCTACGCCTTCATCCGGCGCGACGCCAAGACCGCCGAAGTCGAGCCGATCGGCGAGGATGGGCCGCGTCACACGATCGACATGCGCGAGGTGGTCTGGATGGCGCGCATCGTCTGGGCCAGCCAATGA